The proteins below are encoded in one region of Tessaracoccus aquimaris:
- a CDS encoding GuaB3 family IMP dehydrogenase-related protein — MYELGRSKRASHAYSFEDVAIAPTRRTRSENEVDLSWKIDAVTFDIPIVAAPMDSVMSPATAVRMGELGGLGVLNLEGLWTRYEDPQPQYELLTQECDQVTATRRLQEIYAEPVKGELIRDRLAELRKADVPVAGSLSPALTQEFAPLLEQAGMDFFVIRGTTVSAEHVGGEDTLNLKEFIYRFDTPVLVGGVATYRAAQHLMRAGAAGVLVGFGGGATHTTADVLGIEVPMASAVADVAEARRDYLEESGGRYVHIIADGAVGKSGAIAKAIACGADAVMVGSPLARATEAPGRGWHWGAGAWHPTLPRGERSFFEQVGTLEEVVLGPSRVPDGTMNLAGGLRKAMALTGYTDVKSFQRIDLILH; from the coding sequence ATGTACGAGCTCGGACGCAGCAAGCGCGCCAGTCACGCCTACTCCTTCGAGGACGTGGCGATCGCGCCCACCCGACGCACCCGCTCTGAGAACGAGGTCGACCTGAGCTGGAAGATCGACGCCGTCACGTTCGACATCCCGATCGTGGCCGCCCCCATGGACTCGGTGATGTCGCCCGCGACCGCCGTGCGGATGGGCGAGCTTGGCGGCCTGGGCGTGCTGAACCTCGAGGGGCTCTGGACCCGCTACGAGGATCCGCAGCCCCAGTACGAGTTGCTGACGCAGGAGTGCGATCAGGTCACCGCGACCCGCCGCCTGCAGGAGATCTACGCCGAGCCGGTCAAGGGTGAGCTGATCCGCGACCGCCTCGCCGAACTGCGCAAGGCCGACGTGCCCGTAGCAGGGTCGCTGTCGCCCGCGCTGACGCAGGAGTTCGCCCCACTGCTGGAGCAGGCGGGCATGGACTTCTTCGTGATCCGCGGCACCACCGTCTCGGCCGAGCACGTCGGCGGCGAGGACACCTTGAACCTCAAGGAGTTCATCTACCGCTTCGACACCCCCGTGCTGGTCGGCGGGGTCGCCACCTACCGCGCGGCGCAGCACCTGATGCGTGCGGGCGCCGCGGGCGTGCTGGTCGGCTTCGGCGGCGGCGCAACGCACACCACCGCCGACGTCCTCGGCATCGAGGTGCCGATGGCCTCCGCGGTCGCCGACGTCGCAGAGGCGCGTCGCGACTACCTGGAGGAGTCGGGCGGCCGCTACGTCCACATCATCGCCGACGGAGCCGTCGGCAAGTCCGGCGCCATCGCCAAGGCGATCGCGTGCGGGGCGGACGCCGTCATGGTCGGTTCGCCGCTTGCCCGCGCCACCGAGGCCCCCGGCCGCGGCTGGCACTGGGGCGCCGGCGCCTGGCATCCGACGCTTCCCCGCGGCGAGCGCTCGTTCTTCGAGCAGGTCGGCACGCTCGAGGAGGTCGTCCTCGGCCCGTCGCGCGTCCCCGATGGCACGATGAACCTGGCAGGCGGCCTGCGCAAGGCGATGGCGCTCACCGGCTACACCGACGTCAAGTCCTTCCAGCGCATCGACCTGATCCTGCACTGA
- the guaB gene encoding IMP dehydrogenase gives MTGSGVPAPFATLGLTFDDVLLQPNQSDVIPSQVDTGTQLTKRIRLNIPLASAAMDTVTESRMAIAMAREGGIGILHRNLSIADQAHMVDQVKRSEAGMVYEPITVSPDATLGEVDELCATYRISGAPVVDSEGTLLGIITNRDMRFEDNPKRPVHEVMTTAPLITAPVGVTNEDALALMAKHKIEKLPIVDASGKLSGLITLKDFVKADKYPNAAKDDQGRLRVGAAVGFFGDSWERAMALVEEGVDAIIVDTAHGHSRGVVDMIKRLKADPAAAAVDIIGGNVATYAGAKALVEAGADAVKVGVGPGSICTTRIVAGVGVPQVTAIYDAARAAKPAGVPVIGDGGLQYSGDIAKAIVAGASTVMLGSLLAGCEESPGELVFINGKQFKSYRGMGSLGAMAARGRKASYSKDRYFQGDVTSDDKLVPEGIEGQVAYRGPLAAVAYQLVGGLRQSMFYSGAGTMAELQERGRFVRITAAGLRESHPHDIQLTAEAPNYWSR, from the coding sequence CTGACCGGATCCGGGGTTCCCGCCCCATTTGCCACGTTGGGCCTGACCTTCGACGATGTGCTGCTCCAGCCCAATCAGTCGGATGTCATCCCTTCCCAGGTCGACACCGGCACCCAGCTCACCAAGCGGATCCGGCTGAACATCCCCCTCGCGTCTGCCGCGATGGACACCGTCACCGAGTCGCGGATGGCGATCGCCATGGCCCGCGAGGGCGGCATCGGCATCCTGCACCGCAACCTGTCGATCGCGGACCAGGCGCACATGGTCGACCAGGTCAAGCGCTCCGAGGCCGGGATGGTCTACGAGCCCATCACCGTCAGCCCCGACGCGACGCTCGGCGAGGTCGACGAGCTCTGTGCGACCTACCGGATCTCCGGCGCCCCCGTCGTCGACTCCGAAGGCACGCTGCTGGGCATCATCACCAACCGCGACATGCGCTTCGAGGACAACCCGAAGCGCCCGGTCCATGAGGTGATGACCACTGCCCCGCTGATCACGGCCCCGGTCGGCGTGACCAACGAGGACGCGCTGGCCCTGATGGCCAAGCACAAGATCGAGAAGCTTCCGATCGTGGACGCCAGTGGCAAGCTGAGCGGCCTGATCACCCTCAAGGACTTCGTCAAGGCCGACAAGTACCCCAACGCCGCGAAGGACGATCAGGGCAGGCTGCGCGTCGGCGCCGCCGTCGGCTTCTTCGGCGACTCGTGGGAGCGCGCCATGGCGCTCGTGGAGGAGGGCGTCGACGCCATCATCGTCGACACCGCCCACGGGCACAGCCGCGGAGTGGTCGACATGATCAAGCGGCTCAAGGCCGATCCGGCCGCCGCGGCCGTCGACATCATCGGCGGAAACGTCGCGACCTACGCGGGCGCCAAGGCGCTCGTCGAGGCAGGCGCCGATGCCGTCAAGGTGGGCGTCGGCCCCGGCTCCATCTGCACCACCCGGATCGTCGCGGGCGTCGGCGTCCCGCAGGTGACGGCGATCTACGACGCCGCCCGCGCCGCGAAGCCCGCTGGTGTTCCCGTGATCGGCGACGGTGGCCTGCAGTACTCCGGCGACATCGCCAAGGCGATCGTGGCGGGCGCCTCCACCGTGATGCTCGGCTCGCTGCTCGCCGGCTGCGAGGAGAGCCCGGGAGAGCTGGTGTTCATCAACGGCAAGCAGTTCAAGAGCTACCGCGGGATGGGCTCGCTGGGCGCGATGGCCGCCCGCGGCCGCAAGGCGTCCTACTCCAAGGATCGATACTTCCAGGGCGACGTCACCTCCGACGACAAGCTGGTGCCCGAGGGCATCGAGGGCCAGGTCGCCTATCGCGGCCCGCTCGCGGCGGTCGCCTACCAGTTGGTCGGCGGGCTGCGCCAATCCATGTTCTACTCGGGCGCCGGTACGATGGCCGAGCTCCAGGAACGGGGTCGATTCGTCCGCATCACCGCCGCAGGGCTGCGAGAATCCCACCCACACGACATTCAGCTCACCGCCGAAGCGCCCAACTACTGGTCGCGGTAA
- a CDS encoding cyclase family protein produces MSLETNPQDSATTATVVAARDAAFAAFKGGFRLVDLSDALGPETVLWPGAPALEIADAVTHEGGGYHARIITTFEHAGTHFDAPEHFVPGGADTASIPIDDLVVPVVVIDISERASTNPNATVDVADIARFEAEHGTIPAGSAVLMNSGWAHRKQDALSYAGTESTTDLKVPRLRRGRHHGARGPRGRRVGRRHAWHRPGRQA; encoded by the coding sequence ATGAGCCTCGAGACCAATCCCCAGGACTCCGCCACGACCGCCACCGTCGTGGCGGCGCGCGATGCAGCGTTCGCCGCCTTCAAGGGCGGCTTCCGACTGGTCGACCTGAGCGACGCCCTCGGGCCCGAGACCGTGCTGTGGCCGGGGGCCCCCGCCCTGGAGATCGCCGACGCCGTCACACACGAGGGCGGCGGGTACCACGCCCGCATCATCACGACCTTCGAGCACGCGGGAACGCACTTCGACGCGCCGGAGCACTTCGTCCCAGGCGGGGCTGACACCGCCTCGATCCCGATCGACGACCTCGTGGTGCCCGTCGTGGTGATCGACATCTCGGAGCGGGCGTCGACCAACCCCAACGCGACGGTCGACGTCGCCGACATCGCACGGTTCGAGGCGGAGCACGGCACGATCCCGGCAGGCTCGGCCGTGTTGATGAACTCTGGCTGGGCACACCGCAAGCAGGACGCCCTCAGTTACGCGGGCACCGAGTCGACGACCGACCTGAAGGTTCCCCGGCTTCGGCGTGGAAGGCACCACGGAGCTCGTGGCCCGCGGGGTCGTCGGGTTGGGCGTCGACACGCTTGGCATCGACCCGGGCGACAAGCCTGA
- a CDS encoding DUF1540 domain-containing protein: MSTVTAITSCATTSCAYNDSGCTAFAVTIAGADKATCATFITLDARGGLPVADGHVGACQRLECVHNADLMCTAAGVDISDSANCLTYEVR, encoded by the coding sequence ATGAGCACCGTCACCGCCATCACGTCATGCGCCACCACATCGTGCGCCTACAACGACTCCGGATGCACCGCGTTCGCCGTCACGATCGCGGGCGCCGACAAGGCCACCTGCGCCACGTTCATCACGCTCGACGCTCGCGGCGGACTCCCGGTGGCCGACGGCCACGTCGGGGCATGCCAGCGACTCGAGTGCGTCCACAACGCCGACCTGATGTGCACGGCCGCGGGCGTCGACATCTCCGACTCCGCGAACTGCCTCACCTACGAGGTGCGCTGA
- a CDS encoding carboxymuconolactone decarboxylase family protein encodes MEQFSPMLPALTDEELDPRAAAVFADIRATRQTDFVNNFWRVLANDPANLERTWAELKEVMAAGTSLDPLVKELIYVAVSTVNNCTYCVRSHTAAARGKGATDEQLAELHAVVAAANKTNRLAIGLQVPVDEAFA; translated from the coding sequence ATGGAGCAGTTCAGCCCGATGTTGCCCGCCCTCACCGACGAGGAACTCGACCCGCGGGCGGCGGCCGTGTTCGCCGACATCCGCGCGACCAGGCAGACGGACTTCGTCAACAACTTCTGGCGGGTGCTTGCCAACGACCCGGCCAACCTTGAGCGCACCTGGGCGGAGCTCAAGGAGGTGATGGCGGCAGGCACCTCGCTCGATCCGCTCGTCAAGGAACTGATCTACGTGGCCGTCTCCACCGTCAACAACTGCACGTACTGCGTCCGCTCACACACCGCGGCCGCCCGCGGCAAGGGAGCCACGGATGAGCAGCTCGCGGAGTTGCACGCCGTCGTTGCCGCCGCCAACAAGACCAACCGGCTCGCGATCGGACTGCAGGTCCCGGTCGACGAGGCGTTCGCCTGA
- a CDS encoding SDR family oxidoreductase: MELGLGGRRAIVTGGSKGLGLAIAAELIAEGAQVRICARNADEVAAAVATLGDGAAGRAVDVRDGDQLAQFVEWAAEDMGGIDILVNNAGGAHPGTFETLTEDALVADFNVKVLSWFRAVKDALPWLKASEAARVVNIGSVFAEDPDYRFLSTSVNRAAGLNLTRTLAQELAKYGVLVNVVNIGSVKTPQWANIHAKRAPEKSEEQFFADQSAAIPLGRFGEPDEVAGIVAFLASDRASYISGASIDVAGGGSI, from the coding sequence ATGGAGCTCGGATTGGGAGGTCGCCGCGCGATCGTCACCGGAGGATCGAAGGGGCTTGGCCTCGCGATCGCCGCAGAGCTGATCGCCGAAGGCGCCCAGGTGCGGATCTGCGCCCGCAACGCCGACGAGGTGGCGGCCGCCGTCGCGACGCTGGGTGACGGGGCCGCCGGCCGCGCGGTCGATGTGCGGGACGGCGACCAACTTGCCCAGTTCGTCGAGTGGGCCGCCGAGGACATGGGCGGCATCGACATCCTGGTCAACAACGCGGGCGGGGCACACCCCGGCACGTTCGAGACGCTCACCGAGGACGCTCTGGTCGCCGACTTCAATGTGAAGGTGCTGAGCTGGTTCCGCGCCGTGAAGGACGCGCTGCCCTGGCTCAAGGCCTCCGAAGCGGCTCGGGTGGTCAACATCGGCTCGGTCTTCGCCGAGGATCCCGACTACCGCTTCCTGTCGACAAGCGTGAACCGGGCCGCAGGCCTGAACCTGACCAGGACGCTCGCGCAGGAACTGGCCAAGTACGGCGTCCTCGTCAACGTCGTCAACATCGGAAGCGTCAAGACGCCGCAGTGGGCCAACATCCACGCGAAGCGGGCGCCGGAGAAGAGCGAGGAGCAGTTCTTCGCCGACCAGTCCGCCGCGATCCCGCTCGGCCGCTTCGGCGAGCCCGACGAGGTCGCGGGCATCGTCGCGTTCCTCGCGAGCGACCGGGCAAGCTACATCAGCGGCGCAAGCATCGACGTCGCCGGCGGCGGCTCAATCTGA
- a CDS encoding branched-chain amino acid aminotransferase has protein sequence MTQFTLHDAPLRPAEERASVLSDLGFGAQFSDRMAVADWTAADGWHDRRIVAYGPFELDPAAAVFHYAQEAFEGLKAYAHADGSIWRFRADVNAERFRRSCRRLGLPELSAADFLASVDELVAAERDWVPTGAEQSLYLRPFMFARSPILAVKPSTSVTYAVIASPSGAYFGGSGVAPVDIWFTRDYSRAAPGGTGFAKCGGNYAASMVAQQEAEANGCSQVGFVDAVEHRFVEELGGMNLFAVTSDGTVVTPELTDTILEGVTRSAVLQLARDAGLSVEERRLELTELVDGIDSGLFTEVFACGTAAIITPVGTLKDADGAHVVGDGRPGATTLALRQRLTDIQYGLAEDTHGWMHRIV, from the coding sequence ATGACCCAGTTCACCCTCCACGACGCGCCGCTCCGCCCCGCCGAGGAACGAGCCTCCGTGCTGTCCGACCTGGGCTTCGGGGCCCAGTTCAGCGACCGAATGGCGGTCGCGGACTGGACGGCCGCCGACGGGTGGCACGACCGCAGGATCGTCGCGTACGGCCCCTTCGAACTCGACCCGGCGGCCGCAGTCTTCCACTACGCGCAGGAGGCGTTCGAGGGCTTGAAGGCCTACGCGCACGCCGACGGTTCGATCTGGCGGTTCCGCGCCGACGTGAACGCCGAGCGGTTCCGCCGCTCCTGCCGACGGCTCGGCCTGCCCGAGTTGAGCGCGGCTGACTTCCTCGCGAGCGTCGACGAACTGGTCGCGGCAGAGCGGGACTGGGTGCCGACGGGGGCGGAGCAGAGCCTGTATCTGCGTCCGTTCATGTTCGCCCGTTCGCCGATCCTGGCCGTCAAGCCCTCCACGTCGGTCACGTACGCGGTGATCGCCAGCCCGTCGGGCGCCTACTTCGGCGGCAGCGGGGTCGCGCCGGTCGACATCTGGTTCACCCGCGACTACTCGCGCGCCGCCCCAGGCGGCACCGGCTTCGCCAAGTGCGGAGGCAACTACGCAGCGTCGATGGTGGCGCAGCAGGAGGCCGAGGCGAACGGCTGCTCACAGGTCGGCTTCGTCGACGCCGTCGAGCACCGCTTCGTCGAGGAGTTGGGCGGCATGAACCTGTTCGCCGTCACCTCCGACGGCACCGTCGTCACCCCGGAACTGACCGACACGATCCTGGAGGGCGTGACCCGCTCCGCGGTGCTGCAGTTGGCCCGCGACGCGGGTTTGAGCGTCGAGGAGCGTCGCCTCGAACTGACGGAACTGGTCGACGGCATCGACTCCGGACTGTTCACGGAAGTGTTCGCATGCGGCACCGCCGCGATCATCACCCCGGTGGGCACGCTGAAGGACGCAGACGGCGCCCACGTCGTCGGGGACGGTCGGCCGGGCGCGACGACGCTCGCGCTCAGGCAACGCCTAACCGACATCCAGTACGGCCTCGCCGAGGACACGCACGGCTGGATGCACCGCATCGTCTGA
- a CDS encoding ATP-dependent helicase yields the protein MKDVDYVADLDDAQREAVEHDAGPLVVAAGAGTGKTRTLTARVARLIDSGVAPERILLLTFTRRAAAAMTSRAAALCSDPSVTQRMWSGTFHAVAHRLVAEHTQHLGLEDVTVLDPGDVTDLIDLLREEHGLTGTSNRLPTSQSLADIYSRAVNTGVPTRTVMSDQFPWCLDHADAINALLKSYVERKRARGLLDFDDLLLNLRALLADPSVGDRLRARWDWVLVDEYQDVNQIQVDIVRLLRPDGVGLTVVGDDAQAVYGFRGATAEHLLRLHDDLPGSTLVRLERNFRSSQQILDLANVVRPGDLRLDLIADRGASGPKPVHVQCANSDDEAREVAEAVLAAHQEGMDLRDQAVLFRTGTHSNQLEIELRVRNIPFHKYGGIGYLETAHVRDLIAAFRVSLNPSDEISWYRLLTRHRAIGKVSSRTLAARLVEGASPDEVVAEAPAKARTALATTLEFIGAASQTRVPALMVEACHAAVEPLLRQHYVDWGRRAADVEGVAQAAARQRDLRSFIAEATIDPTSVAGDWAKKPHLDEDFLVLSTIHSAKGLEWRNVHLLRASDGALPSDMALTSKEGLEEEQRLFYVAATRARDSLRIYSPLRLPVHPTSMSSRHVLAKPSRFLTEQAVAVMDQVSSAGLLAAPVVSPAGVTRPAASPVTVPSLDALFG from the coding sequence ATGAAGGACGTGGATTACGTGGCAGACCTGGACGACGCGCAGCGCGAGGCGGTGGAGCATGACGCCGGGCCGCTCGTGGTCGCCGCCGGCGCCGGGACGGGCAAGACGCGCACCCTGACGGCGAGGGTCGCGCGGCTGATCGACTCGGGCGTGGCGCCCGAGCGGATCCTGCTGCTCACCTTCACCCGCCGGGCCGCCGCCGCGATGACCAGCCGGGCAGCAGCCCTGTGTTCCGATCCATCGGTCACCCAGCGGATGTGGAGCGGCACCTTCCATGCCGTCGCGCACCGGCTCGTCGCGGAGCACACCCAGCACCTCGGCCTGGAGGACGTCACGGTGCTCGACCCGGGCGACGTCACCGATCTCATCGACCTGCTCCGCGAGGAGCACGGCCTCACGGGCACCTCGAACCGGCTGCCCACCTCCCAGTCGCTCGCCGACATCTACTCGCGCGCCGTCAACACGGGCGTGCCTACCCGTACCGTGATGAGCGACCAGTTCCCGTGGTGCCTCGACCACGCCGACGCCATCAATGCGCTGCTCAAGTCGTACGTCGAGCGCAAGCGCGCCCGCGGCCTGCTCGACTTCGACGACCTGCTGCTCAACCTGCGGGCGCTGCTCGCCGACCCTTCCGTCGGTGACAGGCTCCGCGCGCGCTGGGACTGGGTGCTCGTCGACGAGTACCAGGACGTCAACCAGATCCAGGTCGACATCGTCCGCCTGCTCCGCCCCGACGGGGTCGGCCTGACGGTGGTCGGCGACGACGCGCAGGCCGTCTACGGCTTCCGCGGCGCCACCGCCGAGCACCTGCTGCGGCTCCACGACGACCTGCCCGGATCGACCCTGGTGCGGCTGGAGCGCAACTTCCGTTCCAGCCAACAGATCCTCGACCTGGCCAACGTGGTCCGGCCGGGCGACCTCCGCCTCGACCTGATCGCCGACCGCGGCGCGAGCGGCCCGAAGCCGGTCCACGTGCAGTGCGCCAACTCCGATGACGAGGCGCGCGAGGTCGCCGAGGCGGTGCTCGCCGCCCACCAGGAGGGCATGGACCTGCGCGACCAGGCCGTGCTGTTTCGCACCGGCACCCACAGCAACCAACTCGAGATCGAACTGCGGGTGCGCAACATCCCCTTCCACAAGTACGGCGGCATCGGCTACCTCGAGACGGCCCACGTGCGCGACCTGATCGCCGCCTTCCGCGTCAGCCTCAACCCCTCCGACGAGATCTCGTGGTACCGGCTCCTGACGCGGCACCGCGCGATCGGGAAGGTGTCCTCCCGGACGCTCGCGGCCCGGCTCGTCGAGGGTGCGAGCCCCGACGAGGTCGTGGCCGAGGCCCCGGCCAAGGCGCGCACCGCGCTGGCGACCACGCTCGAGTTCATCGGGGCCGCGAGCCAGACCCGGGTGCCGGCACTGATGGTCGAGGCCTGCCACGCCGCGGTCGAACCGCTGCTTCGCCAGCACTACGTCGACTGGGGGCGACGTGCCGCCGACGTCGAGGGCGTCGCGCAGGCGGCGGCGCGGCAGCGCGACCTGCGCTCCTTCATCGCGGAGGCGACCATCGACCCGACCTCGGTCGCGGGGGACTGGGCGAAGAAGCCGCACCTGGACGAGGACTTCCTCGTGCTGTCGACCATCCACTCCGCCAAGGGCCTCGAGTGGCGCAACGTCCACCTGCTGCGCGCCTCCGACGGGGCACTTCCCTCCGACATGGCGCTCACGTCGAAGGAGGGCCTGGAGGAGGAGCAGCGGCTGTTCTACGTCGCGGCGACGCGCGCCCGCGATTCGTTGCGCATCTACTCGCCCCTGCGGCTCCCGGTGCACCCCACGAGCATGAGCTCGCGGCACGTGCTCGCCAAGCCGAGCCGATTCCTGACGGAGCAGGCGGTCGCCGTGATGGACCAGGTCAGCTCGGCAGGCCTGCTGGCCGCGCCCGTCGTCTCTCCAGCGGGCGTGACGCGTCCTGCGGCCTCGCCGGTGACGGTCCCGAGCCTTGACGCGCTGTTCGGCTAG
- the groL gene encoding chaperonin GroEL (60 kDa chaperone family; promotes refolding of misfolded polypeptides especially under stressful conditions; forms two stacked rings of heptamers to form a barrel-shaped 14mer; ends can be capped by GroES; misfolded proteins enter the barrel where they are refolded when GroES binds), translated as MVKTLAFDEDARRALERGVDALANTVKVTLGPKGRYVVLDQKWGAPTITNDGVTVAKEVELEDPYEDLGAQLAKEVATKTNDVAGDGTTTATVLAQAMVHTGLRAVASGANPVGLKRGIDKAVEAVVNRLAENSRPVDTTADMASVATISSRDEQIGELIAEAFDKVGKDGVITVDESNTFGTELEFTEGMQFDKGYLSPYFVTDADRMEAILDDPYILINSGKISSMNELLPLLEKVIAAKGTLFIVAEDVDGEALSTLVVNKIRGTFTSVAVKAPAFGDRRKAMLEDIAILTGGQVVAPEVGLKLDQVGLEVLGRARRVVVTKDNTTIVDGAGESDEVKGRVAQLRAEIDRTDSDWDREKLQERVAKLAGGVCVIKVGAATEVELKEKKHRIEDAVSATRAAIEEGIVGGGGSALIHAGAALKDDLGLTGDEAAGVQVVAKSLVEPLRWIAENGGQAGYVITTKVAEMEVGHGYNAKIDEYQNLIENGVIDPVKVTRSALANAASIASLLLTTETLVVDKRESDDDK; from the coding sequence ATGGTTAAGACTCTCGCTTTCGACGAGGACGCCCGCCGCGCGCTTGAGCGCGGTGTCGACGCCCTCGCCAACACCGTCAAGGTGACGCTCGGCCCCAAGGGTCGCTACGTCGTCCTGGACCAGAAGTGGGGCGCGCCGACCATCACCAACGACGGCGTGACCGTCGCCAAGGAGGTCGAGCTCGAGGATCCGTACGAGGATCTCGGAGCCCAGCTGGCCAAGGAGGTCGCCACCAAGACCAACGACGTCGCAGGTGACGGCACCACCACCGCAACGGTCCTGGCTCAGGCCATGGTCCACACCGGTCTGCGCGCGGTCGCCTCGGGCGCCAACCCCGTCGGCCTCAAGCGCGGCATCGACAAGGCCGTTGAGGCCGTCGTCAACCGCTTGGCCGAGAACTCCCGCCCCGTCGACACGACCGCCGACATGGCGTCGGTCGCCACCATCTCCTCGCGTGACGAGCAGATCGGCGAGCTGATCGCCGAGGCGTTCGACAAGGTCGGCAAGGACGGCGTCATCACCGTCGACGAGTCGAACACCTTCGGAACCGAACTCGAGTTCACCGAGGGCATGCAGTTCGACAAGGGCTACCTGAGCCCGTACTTCGTCACCGACGCCGACCGCATGGAGGCGATCCTCGACGATCCGTACATCCTCATCAACAGCGGCAAGATCTCGTCGATGAACGAGCTGCTCCCGCTGCTTGAGAAGGTCATCGCCGCCAAGGGCACGCTGTTCATCGTGGCCGAGGACGTCGACGGCGAGGCTCTGTCGACGCTCGTGGTCAACAAGATCCGCGGCACGTTCACCTCGGTCGCCGTCAAGGCCCCCGCGTTCGGTGACCGTCGCAAGGCCATGCTCGAGGACATCGCGATCCTCACCGGCGGCCAGGTCGTCGCTCCCGAGGTCGGCCTCAAGCTCGACCAGGTCGGCCTCGAGGTGCTCGGCCGCGCTCGCCGCGTCGTCGTCACCAAGGACAACACCACCATCGTCGACGGCGCTGGTGAGTCCGATGAGGTCAAGGGGCGCGTCGCTCAGCTTCGCGCCGAAATCGATCGCACCGATTCCGACTGGGATCGCGAGAAGCTCCAGGAGCGGGTCGCGAAGCTGGCCGGCGGCGTGTGCGTCATCAAGGTCGGCGCCGCCACCGAGGTGGAGCTGAAGGAGAAGAAGCACCGCATCGAGGACGCCGTATCCGCGACGCGCGCCGCGATCGAGGAGGGCATCGTCGGGGGTGGCGGTTCCGCGCTCATCCACGCCGGCGCCGCCCTCAAGGACGACCTCGGCCTCACGGGTGACGAGGCGGCCGGCGTCCAGGTGGTCGCCAAGTCGCTTGTCGAGCCGCTGCGCTGGATCGCCGAGAATGGCGGCCAGGCTGGCTACGTCATCACGACGAAGGTCGCCGAGATGGAGGTCGGTCACGGCTACAACGCCAAGATCGACGAGTACCAGAACCTCATCGAGAACGGCGTCATCGACCCCGTCAAGGTGACCCGTTCGGCGCTCGCCAACGCGGCCTCGATCGCCTCGCTGCTGCTCACCACCGAGACCCTCGTGGTGGACAAGCGCGAGAGCGACGACGACAAGTGA
- the groES gene encoding co-chaperone GroES, with protein sequence MATTIKPLEDRILIQPLEAVQTTASGLVIPDTAKEKPQEGKVIATGPGRIDDKGNRIPLDVAEGDVVIFSKYGGTEVKYDGQEYLLLNARDILAVVSK encoded by the coding sequence GTGGCAACCACGATCAAGCCGCTTGAGGACCGGATCCTCATTCAGCCCCTCGAGGCCGTTCAGACCACCGCCTCCGGCCTCGTCATCCCCGACACGGCCAAGGAGAAGCCCCAGGAGGGCAAGGTCATCGCGACCGGCCCCGGCCGCATCGACGACAAGGGCAACCGCATCCCCCTCGACGTTGCCGAGGGCGACGTCGTCATCTTCTCGAAGTACGGCGGCACCGAGGTCAAGTACGACGGCCAGGAGTACCTCCTGCTGAACGCCCGCGACATCCTCGCCGTCGTCAGCAAGTAA